Proteins found in one Bacillus subtilis subsp. subtilis str. 168 genomic segment:
- the mscL gene encoding large conductance mechanosensitive channel protein (Evidence 1a: Function from experimental evidences in the studied strain; PubMedId: 12948773, 15063854, 15165739, 16897034, 22685134, 22720735; Product type t : transporter): MWNEFKAFAMRGNIVDLAIGVVIGGAFGKIVTSLVNDIIMPLVGLLLGGLDFSGLSFTFGDAVVKYGSFIQTIVNFLIISFSIFIVIRTLNGLRRKKEAEEEAAEEAVDAQEELLKEIRDLLKQQAKSPE, translated from the coding sequence ATGTGGAATGAATTTAAAGCCTTTGCCATGCGGGGGAATATCGTAGACCTTGCGATTGGTGTTGTGATAGGCGGCGCTTTCGGAAAGATCGTCACATCTCTAGTAAATGATATCATTATGCCTTTGGTCGGTTTGCTGCTGGGAGGGCTTGACTTTTCAGGCCTGTCGTTTACGTTTGGCGATGCTGTAGTGAAATATGGCAGCTTTATACAGACGATTGTGAACTTCTTAATTATATCGTTCTCCATTTTTATCGTCATTCGGACTTTGAATGGGTTAAGGCGCAAAAAAGAAGCAGAAGAAGAGGCTGCGGAGGAAGCGGTGGATGCGCAGGAGGAGCTGCTGAAAGAAATCAGAGACCTGCTGAAGCAGCAAGCAAAGTCGCCGGAATAA
- the usd gene encoding putative factor required for translation of spoIIID (Evidence 3: Putative function from multiple computational evidences; PubMedId: 9023218; Product type ph: phenotype) yields MGIFHKLTFKTIQRRSGIMNDSLQNTDLISHFSHPF; encoded by the coding sequence GTGGGCATATTTCACAAACTTACTTTTAAAACCATACAACGAAGAAGCGGCATAATGAACGACTCTTTACAGAATACGGATCTCATTTCACACTTCTCACATCCATTTTAG
- the fabZ gene encoding beta-hydroxyacyl-[acyl carrier protein] dehydratase (Evidence 2a: Function from experimental evidences in other organisms; PubMedId: 8910376, 12682299, 15194690, 15371447, 18093984, 22580319, 23322253, 27874013; Product type e: enzyme): MLDTQQIKEIIPHRYPFLLVDRITEVEEGKRAKGYKNVTANEEFFNGHFPQYPVMPGVLIVEALAQVGAVAMLIKEENRGRLAFFAGIDNCRFKKQVKPGDQLHLEVEIIRARGTIGRGKGVATVDGEVVCEVELTFALGE, encoded by the coding sequence ATGCTTGATACTCAGCAAATTAAAGAAATTATTCCTCACCGTTATCCGTTTTTGCTTGTGGATCGGATTACGGAAGTTGAAGAGGGCAAACGGGCAAAAGGCTATAAAAATGTAACCGCTAATGAAGAGTTCTTTAACGGACATTTTCCTCAGTACCCGGTTATGCCCGGCGTATTAATCGTAGAAGCACTCGCTCAAGTCGGAGCTGTTGCGATGTTGATTAAAGAAGAAAACCGCGGCAGACTGGCTTTTTTTGCAGGCATTGATAACTGCCGCTTTAAAAAACAAGTCAAGCCTGGTGACCAGCTTCACCTTGAGGTTGAAATCATTCGTGCCCGCGGCACAATCGGGCGCGGAAAAGGCGTTGCCACAGTTGATGGCGAAGTCGTTTGCGAAGTAGAACTGACTTTTGCCCTCGGAGAATAA
- the ssbB gene encoding single-strand DNA-binding protein (Evidence 1a: Function from experimental evidences in the studied strain; PubMedId: 14762004, 16009133, 16549871, 17630974, 25138221; Product type f: factor) encodes MFNQVMLVGRLTKDPDLRYTSAGAAVAHVTLAVNRSFKNASGEIEADYVNCTLWRKTAENTALYCQKGSLVGVSGRIQTRSYENEEGVNVYVTEVLADTVRFMDPKPREKAAD; translated from the coding sequence ATGTTCAATCAGGTCATGCTTGTCGGACGTCTTACAAAAGATCCTGATCTTCGCTACACTTCCGCCGGTGCGGCAGTTGCACATGTTACGCTCGCGGTGAACCGCAGCTTCAAGAATGCTTCAGGTGAAATCGAAGCTGATTACGTCAATTGCACACTTTGGAGAAAAACAGCTGAAAACACGGCGTTGTATTGCCAAAAAGGTTCTCTCGTCGGCGTAAGCGGACGGATTCAGACAAGAAGCTATGAAAACGAGGAAGGCGTTAACGTGTATGTAACAGAAGTGTTGGCTGACACTGTTCGTTTTATGGACCCTAAACCCCGGGAAAAAGCTGCTGATTGA
- the ywpG gene encoding interaction partner of DynA (Evidence 1a: Function from experimental evidences in the studied strain; PubMedId: 23060960; Product type f: factor) produces MNQFRLKEIYIDGVPSESHLIQKEVTYMLSRKEVFEVHLNKKGRISFLYETQDGMEQYKIKLSMPEKKLSFQWFAWDGSSYVRMNTQNWLTKQIFFRFLKSTYFFKGKKQKMFLAEGKMKTKDKNRG; encoded by the coding sequence ATGAATCAATTTCGTTTAAAAGAAATTTATATTGACGGCGTTCCTTCTGAAAGTCATTTGATTCAAAAGGAAGTAACATATATGTTAAGCCGTAAAGAAGTGTTTGAGGTTCATCTGAACAAAAAAGGAAGAATAAGTTTTTTATACGAAACACAAGATGGCATGGAGCAGTATAAAATCAAGCTGTCAATGCCGGAAAAAAAATTGAGCTTTCAGTGGTTTGCGTGGGATGGCTCTTCCTATGTGCGCATGAATACGCAAAACTGGCTGACAAAGCAAATCTTTTTCCGTTTTTTAAAAAGTACATATTTCTTCAAAGGAAAAAAGCAAAAGATGTTTTTAGCTGAAGGAAAAATGAAAACGAAAGATAAAAACAGAGGCTGA
- the flhO gene encoding flagellar basal-body accessory rod protein (Evidence 1a: Function from experimental evidences in the studied strain; PubMedId: 1905667, 16621824, 22730131; Product type s: structure), protein MLKGLYTATSAMIAQQRRTEMLSNNIANANTSGYKADQGSMRAFPEMLLSRIESKSPAGTSRTEIGSVNTGVYMQELKPLFTQGSLKSTDQPTDIALIENQVPMSAETNEKAALFYPVQTADGIRYSKSSTFSLNENNQLTINGRPILSTDRQPITVDNENFTVSENGTVTTNGRTAGQIDVRMAEDVRNLKRDGNDLYSTADGNDLPSAAGNNQVAYSLKQGVSELSNVDVTSAYTEMTEAYRSFEANQKVIQAYDKSMDKAANEIGKI, encoded by the coding sequence TTGTTAAAAGGATTATATACAGCAACATCCGCAATGATTGCCCAGCAGCGAAGAACGGAAATGCTTTCAAATAATATTGCTAACGCAAATACATCAGGATATAAAGCTGATCAAGGCTCTATGCGCGCGTTCCCTGAGATGCTGCTCAGCAGAATAGAATCAAAATCTCCGGCCGGGACATCAAGGACGGAAATCGGTTCCGTGAATACCGGAGTATATATGCAGGAGCTCAAGCCTCTCTTTACACAGGGAAGCCTGAAGTCCACAGACCAGCCTACAGACATTGCATTGATCGAAAATCAAGTTCCGATGAGTGCGGAAACCAATGAAAAAGCTGCTCTTTTTTATCCGGTTCAAACAGCGGATGGAATCCGTTATTCAAAAAGCAGCACATTTTCACTAAATGAGAACAATCAGCTGACGATCAACGGACGCCCTATTTTATCGACGGATCGCCAGCCAATCACTGTTGATAATGAGAATTTCACTGTGTCTGAAAACGGTACTGTGACAACGAACGGACGCACAGCCGGCCAGATTGATGTCAGAATGGCGGAAGATGTCCGCAATCTCAAACGGGACGGAAATGATTTGTACAGCACGGCGGACGGTAATGATCTGCCAAGCGCAGCCGGAAATAATCAGGTAGCCTATTCATTAAAACAAGGCGTCTCAGAGCTTTCAAACGTGGATGTGACAAGCGCCTATACAGAAATGACTGAAGCGTACAGATCGTTTGAGGCGAATCAGAAGGTTATTCAGGCTTACGATAAAAGTATGGATAAAGCAGCAAATGAAATTGGAAAAATTTAA
- the rapD gene encoding response regulator aspartate phosphatase (Evidence 1a: Function from experimental evidences in the studied strain; PubMedId: 17227471; Product type r: regulator), with the protein MISKFIEKRMLNMLDEWYSAMSKRKMNHVCTLKEKIDQHLPKIKKNTKLWMRYQLFQARHQLLFENQNGLDSLFDGLYGLEDKMDDELKYYLYFFSGLYEMVKTAPKHAVHHFKKAEQYLAAIHNTFEAADLYYQTAGAYYLMKSPPLSVQYVKKALHIYLHQFGYIKKVITCKLLLAVNYIDQERYEKAEQLFKEIIKKTQQLHDENLLCHAYYNLGFLKATEKKDQEALLYFRKVLKNQEFEMNSPVSYLHCVYESVRALFKTGNITEAKAVLQKGKELSEKVDIQTIYLKLKTLEALYTSAEDPYEQLLEYVLELEKIEAWVDLEVLLEDITEYYKKKDDFEKAAFFIMRG; encoded by the coding sequence ATGATTTCGAAGTTTATTGAAAAAAGAATGCTAAACATGTTAGACGAGTGGTATTCCGCAATGAGCAAACGCAAAATGAATCACGTTTGCACACTGAAAGAGAAAATTGATCAGCACCTTCCAAAGATCAAAAAGAACACAAAACTTTGGATGCGTTATCAATTGTTTCAGGCCCGCCATCAGCTGCTTTTTGAAAACCAGAACGGACTCGATTCATTGTTCGATGGCCTATATGGCCTGGAAGACAAAATGGATGATGAATTGAAATATTATCTGTATTTTTTCTCTGGGTTATATGAGATGGTAAAAACAGCTCCGAAACATGCAGTACATCATTTTAAAAAAGCTGAACAGTACCTGGCCGCCATTCACAATACGTTTGAAGCCGCTGATTTATATTATCAAACCGCCGGCGCCTATTACTTGATGAAATCACCGCCGCTTTCCGTCCAATACGTCAAAAAAGCATTACACATCTATTTGCACCAATTCGGCTATATCAAAAAGGTAATCACCTGTAAACTTTTGCTCGCCGTGAATTATATTGATCAAGAACGCTATGAAAAAGCTGAACAGCTTTTCAAAGAAATCATTAAGAAAACCCAGCAACTACATGACGAAAACCTGCTATGCCACGCTTATTATAACCTTGGCTTTTTAAAAGCGACCGAGAAAAAAGACCAGGAAGCGCTTCTTTACTTTAGAAAAGTATTAAAGAATCAAGAATTTGAAATGAATTCACCAGTCTCATATCTTCATTGTGTGTACGAGTCTGTCAGAGCGCTTTTTAAAACAGGGAACATCACAGAAGCTAAAGCCGTCCTTCAAAAAGGAAAAGAATTATCTGAAAAGGTAGACATTCAAACCATTTATTTAAAATTAAAAACGCTTGAAGCCCTCTACACATCAGCCGAAGACCCTTATGAGCAGCTGCTCGAATATGTGCTTGAATTAGAAAAAATCGAGGCGTGGGTGGATTTAGAAGTGCTGTTAGAAGATATTACGGAATACTACAAAAAAAAGGACGATTTCGAAAAAGCCGCTTTTTTTATCATGCGCGGCTGA
- the ywpF gene encoding hypothetical protein (Evidence 4: Unknown function but conserved in other organisms; PubMedId: 25663006), with translation MKTFKLVDLNVERVDKEEQSIEQFPLIDGLIINKEDGENHWLIEALVQKEHLSFFEQLQNSQSEAKVFVTITKKSNRPAQLTAAVKNIVKLEESIQVLLYGQMVTRKQQGTETILESLVKEGYTGTKLIEAFKQKL, from the coding sequence ATGAAAACCTTTAAACTGGTTGACCTGAATGTGGAACGAGTGGACAAGGAAGAACAATCAATTGAACAGTTTCCCCTTATTGACGGACTGATTATAAATAAAGAAGACGGTGAAAATCACTGGCTGATTGAGGCGCTTGTACAGAAAGAACATCTGTCTTTTTTTGAACAGCTTCAAAACAGCCAATCTGAAGCCAAAGTATTTGTAACGATCACGAAAAAAAGCAATCGCCCCGCCCAGCTGACAGCAGCAGTGAAAAATATCGTCAAGCTGGAAGAAAGCATTCAGGTTTTACTCTACGGACAAATGGTCACAAGAAAACAGCAGGGCACTGAAACCATTCTCGAGTCCCTTGTAAAAGAGGGCTATACAGGAACAAAACTCATTGAGGCATTTAAGCAAAAATTATAA
- the ywpD gene encoding putative two-component sensor histidine kinase (Evidence 3: Putative function from multiple computational evidences; PubMedId: 16740923; Product type rc: receptor), with translation MKIRERFSMVDLPVLIITAAIIGHDKYKAFHAGANDILQKPYHYSEFMARIQNLIMMKHTANQATRMEMAFLQSQIKPHFLYNVLNTIISLTHLDIEKAREVTEEFTNYLRMSFDFQNTSAISSFRHELSIINSYLSIEKTRFSNRLEVLFDIDEDIDFILPPLMIQPLVENAVLHGVSKKRGGGWIKLTAKKQSKNEYHIKVEDNGPGITPEKQIDLLSTDFDRSVGLKNINQRLKHFCGSELMISSTPDAGTSVSMLIHLAETTGSPKELKDTERT, from the coding sequence ATGAAAATTCGCGAACGATTCAGCATGGTTGATCTTCCGGTTCTGATCATTACAGCTGCCATTATCGGCCATGACAAATACAAGGCTTTTCATGCCGGAGCGAATGACATTTTGCAAAAACCCTATCATTACTCTGAATTTATGGCGCGTATTCAAAACCTGATAATGATGAAACATACAGCAAATCAAGCCACAAGAATGGAAATGGCGTTTCTCCAGTCGCAAATCAAGCCTCATTTTCTTTATAATGTATTAAACACGATTATTTCTCTCACTCATTTGGATATTGAAAAGGCCCGGGAGGTAACAGAGGAATTTACCAACTATTTAAGAATGAGTTTTGACTTTCAAAATACATCAGCCATCAGTTCCTTCAGACATGAGCTTTCGATTATCAATTCCTATCTTTCTATAGAAAAGACGCGATTCAGTAATCGGCTTGAGGTTCTTTTCGATATAGATGAAGACATTGACTTTATCCTTCCGCCTTTAATGATTCAGCCCTTGGTGGAAAATGCCGTTCTTCACGGTGTCAGCAAGAAAAGAGGCGGAGGATGGATCAAACTGACAGCTAAAAAACAAAGCAAAAATGAGTATCACATCAAAGTAGAGGATAACGGTCCCGGGATAACTCCGGAAAAACAAATAGATCTCTTATCAACGGATTTTGATCGCAGCGTCGGATTGAAAAATATCAATCAGCGGCTGAAACATTTTTGCGGAAGCGAGTTGATGATCAGCAGCACTCCGGATGCAGGCACCTCTGTCTCAATGCTCATTCATCTCGCTGAAACAACAGGAAGCCCTAAAGAACTGAAGGACACAGAACGAACCTAA
- the ywoH gene encoding putative transcriptional regulator (MarR family) (Evidence 3: Putative function from multiple computational evidences; Product type r: regulator) has translation MSYVNRHLIHQINQSARLIAKKANEQLEPFGLYSSQWSVLYCLRTIGPMTQKEIWSYLNVEAPTVTRTIKRLEENGWVQRRQGEDKREKLVVLTKEAEKKYEEINVKMLKFEEELLADFRDEDKEAFSHLFRMFLQQ, from the coding sequence ATGTCCTACGTCAACAGACACCTCATTCATCAAATCAACCAAAGCGCCCGCCTGATTGCCAAGAAAGCCAATGAACAGCTAGAGCCATTCGGCCTTTATTCATCTCAATGGTCAGTTTTATATTGTTTGCGTACGATCGGACCAATGACTCAAAAAGAGATTTGGTCCTATTTAAATGTGGAAGCGCCGACTGTGACTCGGACGATCAAACGCCTGGAGGAGAACGGCTGGGTTCAGAGACGGCAAGGTGAAGACAAACGGGAAAAACTTGTTGTCCTCACAAAAGAAGCCGAGAAAAAATACGAAGAAATCAATGTGAAAATGTTGAAATTCGAGGAAGAGCTGCTTGCAGATTTCCGGGATGAAGATAAAGAAGCTTTTTCTCATTTATTCCGCATGTTTTTACAACAATGA
- the mbl gene encoding MreB-like morphogen (Evidence 1a: Function from experimental evidences in the studied strain; PubMedId: 11290328, 12530960, 14588250, 15745453, 17064365, 19659933, 21091501, 23879732, 27215790; Product type f: factor), translating into MFARDIGIDLGTANVLIHVKGKGIVLNEPSVVALDKNSGKVLAVGEEARRMVGRTPGNIVAIRPLKDGVIADFEVTEAMLKHFINKLNVKGLFSKPRMLICCPTNITSVEQKAIKEAAEKSGGKHVYLEEEPKVAAIGAGMEIFQPSGNMVVDIGGGTTDIAVISMGDIVTSSSIKMAGDKFDMEILNYIKREYKLLIGERTAEDIKIKVATVFPDARHEEISIRGRDMVSGLPRTITVNSKEVEEALRESVAVIVQAAKQVLERTPPELSADIIDRGVIITGGGALLNGLDQLLAEELKVPVLVAENPMDCVAIGTGVMLDNMDKLPKRKLS; encoded by the coding sequence ATGTTTGCAAGGGATATTGGTATTGACCTCGGTACTGCAAATGTACTGATCCATGTTAAAGGTAAAGGAATTGTTCTGAATGAACCTTCCGTTGTTGCACTTGATAAAAACAGCGGCAAAGTGCTGGCGGTTGGCGAAGAGGCAAGACGAATGGTTGGACGTACACCTGGGAATATTGTTGCGATTCGCCCGCTGAAAGACGGAGTTATTGCTGACTTTGAAGTAACAGAAGCAATGCTGAAACATTTTATTAACAAGCTGAATGTAAAAGGCCTGTTCTCAAAGCCGCGCATGCTCATTTGCTGCCCGACGAATATTACATCCGTTGAGCAAAAAGCAATTAAAGAAGCTGCAGAAAAAAGCGGCGGGAAACATGTGTACCTTGAAGAAGAACCTAAAGTTGCCGCTATCGGCGCGGGTATGGAAATATTCCAGCCAAGCGGTAACATGGTTGTAGACATCGGAGGCGGGACGACGGATATCGCGGTTATTTCAATGGGCGATATTGTCACCTCCTCTTCTATTAAAATGGCTGGGGACAAGTTTGACATGGAAATCTTAAATTATATCAAACGCGAGTACAAGCTGCTGATCGGCGAACGTACTGCGGAGGATATTAAGATTAAAGTCGCAACTGTTTTCCCAGACGCACGTCACGAGGAAATTTCCATTCGCGGACGGGACATGGTTTCCGGTCTTCCAAGAACAATTACAGTAAACAGTAAAGAAGTTGAAGAAGCCCTTCGTGAATCTGTCGCTGTTATTGTTCAGGCTGCAAAACAAGTGCTCGAAAGAACACCGCCTGAACTTTCTGCTGATATTATTGACCGCGGCGTTATTATTACCGGCGGAGGCGCGCTCTTAAACGGCCTTGACCAGCTGCTTGCTGAAGAGCTGAAGGTACCGGTCCTCGTTGCTGAAAATCCTATGGATTGCGTAGCCATCGGCACAGGTGTCATGCTTGATAATATGGACAAGCTTCCTAAACGCAAACTAAGCTGA
- the ywpE gene encoding putative sortase (Evidence 3: Putative function from multiple computational evidences; PubMedId: 15187182, 21800427, 21906378; Product type e: enzyme), whose product MRRDQKMGEGNYPLAGHHLKQKNLLFGPLENIKTGAQIVITDFKKDYIYSVTSKDIISEMDADVVEETNKKEITLITCDKAVKTEGRLVVKGELVDSFGHTN is encoded by the coding sequence ATGCGCCGGGATCAAAAAATGGGTGAGGGAAATTATCCGTTGGCGGGCCATCATTTGAAGCAAAAGAATCTTCTGTTCGGACCTCTGGAAAACATAAAAACAGGTGCCCAAATTGTCATCACGGATTTTAAAAAGGATTATATCTATTCTGTAACATCGAAAGACATCATATCGGAAATGGATGCAGATGTAGTTGAGGAGACAAACAAAAAGGAGATTACGTTAATCACATGTGACAAGGCGGTCAAAACCGAAGGGCGCCTCGTTGTGAAAGGGGAATTGGTTGATTCTTTTGGCCATACAAATTAA
- the flhP gene encoding flagellar hook-basal body accessory protein (Evidence 1a: Function from experimental evidences in the studied strain; PubMedId: 22730131; Product type s: structure) produces MLRSMLTASTTLNQLQQQIDTISSNLSNSNTTGYKAKDTNFSELVRQQFDQVDEKNEEVAKARKTPPGLRLGVGAMMSSRLVSDQGSIQKTDRDLDIAFTSPYQYLQVNVNGNRQYTRDGALYVTPSAANANQLQLVTGNGYPVLDENGNTVNIDSSMKNITINKNGTLTASDGNAVQRFNLGVVQVNNPQELKSEGNNLFSIDNAAAFEELNGANRQNIGMQQGSLEMSNVDISEQMTDLITSQRSYQLNSRTITMGDQMLGLINSVR; encoded by the coding sequence ATGCTCAGGTCAATGCTAACGGCATCAACAACCTTAAACCAGCTGCAGCAGCAGATTGACACAATCAGCAGCAACCTTTCAAACAGCAACACAACCGGCTATAAGGCAAAAGATACGAATTTTTCTGAGCTTGTCAGACAGCAATTCGATCAGGTTGATGAAAAAAACGAGGAAGTGGCAAAAGCCCGAAAAACGCCGCCCGGCTTGCGCCTTGGCGTCGGAGCGATGATGAGTTCACGCCTAGTCTCTGATCAAGGAAGCATTCAGAAGACCGATCGCGATCTGGATATCGCATTTACGTCTCCATACCAGTATCTTCAGGTAAATGTAAATGGAAACCGCCAGTATACGAGGGACGGGGCGCTGTATGTAACGCCGTCCGCTGCGAATGCCAACCAGCTGCAGCTCGTCACTGGAAATGGGTATCCCGTACTTGATGAGAACGGCAATACAGTGAACATCGACAGCTCAATGAAGAATATCACCATTAATAAGAACGGCACCTTAACCGCATCTGACGGAAACGCGGTTCAGCGGTTTAATCTTGGCGTTGTCCAAGTGAATAACCCTCAAGAGCTGAAATCCGAAGGGAATAACCTTTTCTCTATTGATAATGCGGCAGCTTTTGAAGAGCTGAACGGCGCTAATAGACAAAACATCGGCATGCAGCAGGGCTCACTTGAGATGTCCAATGTCGATATTTCAGAACAAATGACAGATTTGATCACGTCCCAGCGTTCATATCAGCTGAACAGCAGAACGATCACAATGGGAGATCAAATGCTCGGTTTAATCAATTCAGTCAGATAA
- the spoIIID gene encoding transcriptional regulator (stage III sporulation) (Evidence 1a: Function from experimental evidences in the studied strain; PubMedId: 9023218, 9324264, 15598884, 22720735, 24584501; Product type r: regulator), whose product MHDYIKERTIKIGKYIVETKKTVRVIAKEFGVSKSTVHKDLTERLPEINPDLANEVKEILDYHKSIRHLRGGEATKLKYKKDEILEGEPVQQS is encoded by the coding sequence GTGCACGATTACATCAAAGAGCGAACAATCAAGATAGGGAAGTACATCGTGGAGACAAAGAAAACCGTTCGTGTCATTGCGAAGGAATTTGGTGTTTCCAAAAGTACAGTACACAAGGATTTAACAGAGCGTCTGCCTGAAATTAACCCCGACTTGGCAAACGAAGTGAAAGAAATACTCGATTATCATAAATCCATCAGGCATTTAAGAGGAGGAGAAGCGACAAAGCTCAAATATAAAAAAGATGAAATTCTCGAAGGAGAGCCTGTTCAGCAATCGTAA
- the glcR gene encoding transcriptional regulator (glucose repression of catabolic operons) (Evidence 1a: Function from experimental evidences in the studied strain; PubMedId: 11491085; Product type r: regulator) — MYQEERLVAILDFLKQHNRITTEQICTLLQVSRDTARRDLVKLEEQNAIIRTRGGAILPTVHQKIQSYSGRLKTVSEEKNKIGRLAASLIHDGDRVILDASTTVQACAKHLNAVDCTVITNSINLADVLSDKEGIEIYLLGGKLEKEHRFLYGSSVIEKLSSYHVDKALIGVVGISEHGITIAHEEDGMVKRKMIQQAKQVIALADHSKLGSTSFYQYAELNEIDLLITDRLPNQAFCDLLDRNGVELLVTEQDEGKD; from the coding sequence GTGTACCAAGAAGAAAGATTAGTAGCGATTTTGGATTTTTTAAAACAGCATAACCGAATTACAACGGAGCAGATCTGTACGCTCCTGCAAGTGTCAAGGGATACAGCGCGACGAGATCTTGTGAAACTTGAGGAACAGAATGCCATCATCCGCACAAGAGGCGGCGCCATTTTACCGACTGTGCATCAGAAAATTCAAAGCTATTCCGGCCGCCTGAAAACAGTGTCTGAGGAAAAAAATAAGATCGGCAGGCTTGCAGCATCGCTTATTCATGATGGAGACCGGGTGATTTTAGACGCCTCTACAACTGTTCAGGCATGTGCAAAGCATTTGAATGCGGTTGATTGTACCGTAATCACCAATTCGATTAATCTTGCGGATGTGCTGTCCGATAAAGAGGGAATTGAAATTTATCTGCTGGGAGGCAAGCTGGAAAAGGAGCACCGCTTTCTGTACGGGTCCTCTGTGATTGAAAAGCTCTCAAGCTACCATGTTGATAAAGCGCTGATTGGTGTGGTCGGCATTTCCGAACATGGCATTACAATTGCGCATGAAGAGGATGGCATGGTGAAGCGGAAAATGATACAGCAGGCAAAGCAGGTAATTGCGCTTGCAGACCATTCTAAGCTGGGCAGCACCAGTTTTTATCAGTATGCGGAGCTGAATGAAATCGACCTCTTGATTACAGACAGGCTGCCGAATCAGGCATTTTGTGACTTGCTTGACCGAAACGGCGTTGAGCTTCTCGTGACAGAGCAGGATGAAGGAAAGGACTGA